One Desmodus rotundus isolate HL8 chromosome 4, HLdesRot8A.1, whole genome shotgun sequence DNA segment encodes these proteins:
- the LOC128780721 gene encoding small ribosomal subunit protein eS24-like, whose protein sequence is MNDAETVQTRKFMIDRLLRGNKWSSKSFNLGRQEDLRQKFRKNEAKCTGQHQMSSLYLDSEPFFVVARQLTDFGMIYDSWIMQKKMNLNVDLKEMACMRSKRSLENQLKEWKNRVKEVRGLQGLMLVLAKSELEAGQQELDSLVTLFVVTLEIFHEKSNKLRT, encoded by the coding sequence ATGAACGACGCAGAGACCGTCCAGACCAGGAAGTTCATGATCGATAGACTCCTCAGAGGAAACAAATGGTCATCTAAGTCCTTTAACCTGGGAAGGCAAGAGGACCTGAGACAGAAATTCAGGAAAAACGAGGCAAAATGTACAGGACAACACCAGATGTCATCTTTGTATTTAGATTCAGAACCCTTTTTTGTGGTGGCAAGACAACTAACTGACTTTGGCATGATTTATGATTCCTggattatgcaaaaaaaaatgaacctaaatGTAGACTTGAAGGAAATGGCCTGTATGAGAAGCAAAAGATCTCTAGAAAATCAGCTaaaggaatggaagaacagagtgaaGGAAGTCAGGGGGCTGCAAGGGCTGATGTTGGTGCTGGCAAAAAGTGAGCTGGAAGCTGGACAACAGGAGTTAGATTCTTTAGTGACATTATTTGTGGTGACTTTGGagatttttcatgaaaaaagtaataaactaagaacttaa